A genomic window from Fibrobacterota bacterium includes:
- a CDS encoding CotH kinase family protein produces the protein MFQLAFVLVAAVHAKTDSTDIVFSDASVRSYAISFYAPDWKARMEANWVVDSGYVPARFSDGTVTLDSVGVRYKGNSSYTLAGNNPKKPLKIKFNEFKDTSYFGIKVLNFSNGIGDPTLMREHISYAIARKYLPAPRSNFVHIAIEGQAVGLYTQVEQADKTFLKRWFPDSSKGNLFKAGDDGATLGWIDANASSYATSGDYELKTNEDAANWRGFVGFVDFLNRSTDEEFCAGRSAYVDDDNLGKFLAFNTVLSNFDSYNGSGRNWYMYQQDTTTTAMRMIPWDLNLSFGAYGGASSALGIAIDTVQAPLADRPLFKRALACPATRNAYFRWMRDMVTSQASTDSVEAAMVRDSALIAAFVAADSNKFYTAAAWKTNLRANFRASEGLIPGLVSFSKSRNTSISTALESFIDVAIRKVDRSWGLVRSGDDWRLRGLEAIGAGTVSWTSIDGRRSGSMVFQPGDNDFTIPLPHGLVAVSVRSARGSHTVMIHNTRK, from the coding sequence ATGTTTCAATTGGCGTTCGTCCTGGTTGCCGCGGTCCATGCCAAGACGGATTCCACCGACATCGTGTTTTCCGACGCTTCGGTGCGCTCGTACGCCATCAGCTTCTACGCACCGGACTGGAAAGCCCGCATGGAAGCCAATTGGGTGGTGGATTCCGGCTACGTTCCGGCCCGGTTTTCCGATGGCACCGTCACCTTGGACAGTGTGGGGGTGCGCTACAAGGGCAATTCTTCCTACACGCTTGCAGGAAACAACCCCAAGAAACCGCTGAAGATCAAGTTCAACGAATTCAAGGACACCAGCTACTTCGGGATCAAGGTCCTGAATTTTTCCAACGGCATCGGCGATCCCACCCTGATGCGCGAGCACATCAGCTACGCGATCGCCAGGAAATACCTGCCGGCCCCGCGGTCCAATTTCGTGCACATCGCCATCGAGGGACAGGCGGTCGGACTGTATACGCAGGTGGAACAGGCCGACAAAACCTTCCTGAAGCGCTGGTTCCCGGATTCTTCCAAGGGAAACCTGTTCAAGGCCGGCGACGACGGAGCGACCCTGGGGTGGATCGACGCCAACGCCTCCTCCTATGCGACTTCCGGAGATTACGAACTCAAGACCAACGAGGATGCCGCCAACTGGAGGGGATTCGTGGGCTTTGTGGACTTTCTGAACCGCTCCACGGACGAGGAGTTCTGTGCCGGACGCTCGGCGTATGTGGATGACGACAATCTCGGCAAGTTCCTGGCGTTCAACACCGTGTTGTCGAATTTCGACTCCTACAACGGGTCGGGACGCAACTGGTACATGTACCAGCAGGACACTACAACAACCGCCATGCGGATGATTCCTTGGGACCTGAACCTCTCCTTCGGCGCTTACGGAGGGGCCTCCAGCGCGCTGGGGATCGCCATCGACACGGTGCAGGCTCCACTGGCGGATCGGCCTCTCTTCAAGCGCGCCTTGGCTTGCCCGGCCACCCGCAATGCCTATTTCCGCTGGATGCGGGACATGGTGACCTCCCAGGCCAGCACGGATTCCGTCGAGGCCGCGATGGTCAGGGACTCCGCGCTCATCGCCGCTTTCGTGGCCGCCGACTCCAACAAGTTCTACACCGCCGCCGCTTGGAAAACCAACCTGCGCGCGAATTTCCGTGCTTCGGAAGGATTGATTCCTGGATTGGTTTCCTTTTCCAAATCCAGAAACACCTCGATCTCCACCGCGCTGGAATCGTTCATCGATGTCGCCATTCGCAAGGTGGATCGCTCCTGGGGCCTGGTGCGGTCCGGTGACGACTGGCGATTGCGGGGTCTCGAGGCGATCGGTGCAGGAACCGTCTCCTGGACTTCGATCGATGGCCGAAGGTCCGGCTCGATGGTCTTCCAGCCAGGCGACAACGATTTCACGATCCCCCTTCCTCATGGACTCGTGGCCGTCTCGGTCCGGTCCGCTCGGGGATCCCACACCGTCATGATCCACAACACCAGGAAGTGA
- a CDS encoding 3-deoxy-D-arabino-heptulosonate 7-phosphate synthase → MILPRDKAFSANQLSEVEAILADYGCSLTVIAGTTRTIYAISGDERDEEMVGRIEGLEFVERFDRIQAPYRLMHHASDLSSHKVRIGGVVLGDGFHVVAGQCTIDPRNPQYFLETAHAVKEAGAAAIRGGVWKPRTSPNAYQGDDKALEILIRARAETGLPVSTEVMEDRHLQVVMDAGVDIIQIGTRNALNYGLLKQVGRGTAGSKTVVLLKRGMHMGPVDEFLCAAEYIVAGGNPNVVLCPRGTKPELDGYRNFPDESITPLLKGRSWAPVVVDPSHSVGKASLVPFASLAAAAYGADGLNVETHVCGSKGIGDDPKQSITPAVLAQLIRDAKEIHSRTLGYKIPLSKA, encoded by the coding sequence ATGATTTTGCCCAGAGACAAGGCCTTCAGCGCCAACCAGCTCTCCGAAGTCGAAGCGATCCTCGCCGACTACGGCTGCAGCCTCACCGTGATCGCGGGGACCACCCGGACCATCTACGCCATTTCCGGCGACGAACGCGACGAGGAAATGGTCGGTCGCATCGAAGGTTTGGAGTTCGTGGAACGGTTCGACCGGATCCAAGCGCCCTACCGTTTGATGCACCACGCCTCGGACCTCAGCTCCCACAAGGTGAGGATCGGGGGCGTGGTTTTAGGGGACGGATTCCATGTGGTTGCCGGCCAGTGCACGATCGACCCACGCAATCCCCAATACTTCTTGGAAACGGCCCACGCCGTGAAAGAAGCCGGGGCTGCCGCCATCCGCGGCGGCGTCTGGAAGCCCCGCACCAGCCCCAACGCCTACCAAGGTGACGACAAGGCTCTGGAAATCCTCATCCGCGCCCGCGCCGAAACCGGATTGCCCGTCAGCACCGAAGTGATGGAAGACCGCCATCTGCAGGTCGTGATGGACGCGGGGGTGGATATCATCCAAATCGGGACCCGCAATGCCCTCAATTACGGGCTACTGAAGCAGGTTGGCCGTGGCACCGCAGGAAGCAAGACCGTGGTCCTTCTGAAGCGTGGCATGCACATGGGACCTGTGGACGAATTCCTGTGCGCGGCGGAATACATCGTGGCAGGGGGCAATCCCAATGTCGTGCTCTGCCCTCGAGGAACCAAGCCCGAACTCGATGGCTACCGGAACTTCCCCGACGAGTCCATCACCCCCTTGTTGAAGGGGCGCTCCTGGGCACCCGTGGTGGTGGATCCCTCCCATTCCGTCGGCAAAGCTTCCCTGGTTCCGTTCGCGTCGCTTGCCGCCGCCGCCTATGGCGCCGACGGACTGAACGTGGAAACCCACGTCTGTGGCTCGAAAGGGATCGGCGATGACCCCAAGCAATCGATCACTCCCGCGGTGCTGGCCCAACTGATCCGGGACGCCAAGGAAATCCATTCCCGCACATTGGGGTACAAGATCCCGCTTTCGAAGGCTTGA
- a CDS encoding threonylcarbamoyl-AMP synthase: MQIHPVTPQPRLLDQAVQCLERDGLVVWPTESGYGMGCSAGSPKGLAKLYRLTNPVKAKVLALLFHDFSQISQYADVSNFAFRTMKHLMPGPYTFILPARHRTAKMLEVKRLEVGVRMPTHPVMRGILERMEHPLVNAAARFSERETEVFSTGTEVQDQYGKSVDLVLDAQDISPVGTTIVSLIGDEIRLIRSGIGPLEPLGLEE; encoded by the coding sequence TTGCAAATCCATCCGGTCACGCCCCAGCCAAGATTGTTGGACCAGGCAGTGCAGTGCCTGGAACGCGATGGTCTCGTGGTCTGGCCCACCGAATCCGGCTATGGAATGGGATGTTCAGCCGGTAGTCCCAAGGGGCTCGCCAAGCTCTACCGCCTGACCAATCCTGTCAAAGCCAAGGTCCTGGCGCTGCTTTTCCACGACTTTTCCCAGATCTCGCAATACGCGGATGTCTCGAACTTCGCCTTTCGCACCATGAAACACCTGATGCCCGGGCCTTACACCTTCATCCTGCCCGCCCGTCACCGGACCGCCAAGATGCTGGAAGTCAAGCGACTGGAGGTGGGGGTGCGGATGCCCACCCACCCCGTGATGCGCGGGATCCTGGAGCGCATGGAGCACCCCCTGGTCAATGCCGCCGCCCGTTTTTCCGAGCGCGAGACGGAGGTTTTTTCCACCGGCACCGAGGTGCAGGACCAATACGGCAAGTCGGTGGATCTGGTGCTGGATGCCCAAGACATTTCGCCTGTTGGAACTACCATTGTGAGCCTGATCGGTGACGAGATCCGTCTGATCCGATCCGGGATCGGCCCCCTGGAACCGCTGGGCCTGGAGGAATAG